The Devosia sp. 1566 sequence GGGTTAAGAGGCGGTTAACTGTTTTTTACTGCCAAGGTGATTGCCTATGCGCCCTTCCGGACGCGAACCCAACCAGATGCGCGCGATTTCCATCGAGCGCAATGTTTCGCTGAAAGCCGAGGGATCCTGCCTTGTCTCGTTCGGCGACACCAAGGTTTTGGTGACCGCTTCGGTGGAAACCAATCTGCCCGGCTGGCTGCGCAACAAGGGCCAGGGCTGGGTCACTGCCGAATACGGCATGCTGCCCCGCGCCACCGGCTCGCGCACCCGCCGCGAAGCGACCGCCGGCAAGCAATCGGGCCGCACCCAGGAAATCCAGCGCCTGATCGGCCGCTCGCTGCGCGCCGTGGTGGATCTTCCCATGCTGGGCGAAAACCAGGTCACCCTCGATTGCGACGTGCTCGAAGCCGATGGCGGCACCCGCACCGCCGCGATCACCGGTGCCTATGTTGCCCTGGCCGATGCCATCCGCTGGATGGACGAGCGCAAGCTCACCCGCGGCCCGGCCTTGCGCGATTCCGTGGCCGCCG is a genomic window containing:
- the rph gene encoding ribonuclease PH, yielding MRPSGREPNQMRAISIERNVSLKAEGSCLVSFGDTKVLVTASVETNLPGWLRNKGQGWVTAEYGMLPRATGSRTRREATAGKQSGRTQEIQRLIGRSLRAVVDLPMLGENQVTLDCDVLEADGGTRTAAITGAYVALADAIRWMDERKLTRGPALRDSVAAVSCGIYRGTPVLDLDYLEDVEAHTDANFVMTGSGKFVEIQGTAEQAPFSRDELDQLMGLAETGIAELTRLQTAALQA